A window from Musa acuminata AAA Group cultivar baxijiao chromosome BXJ3-10, Cavendish_Baxijiao_AAA, whole genome shotgun sequence encodes these proteins:
- the LOC104000644 gene encoding uncharacterized protein LOC104000644 isoform X1 — METVEMEKCPMRLNTTNQLCQDPMSEKKSRFWQINDQPFPRSEVICPQPRWVTRVPYFMEYCNRIGPNPKGILQIHRVDYASETLDLLQRRECPEGDGELGSQVGLLCGSPPARTNNPVVRDAEFGKHSQFLPSPIGVSLSMKQAGRVEKGSPSCGSSPEVRIEGFACGNSESHCAVPALA, encoded by the exons ATG GAGACTGTCGAAATGGAAAAGTGCCCAATGAGACTTAATACAACAAACCAATTATGTCAAGATCCTATGTCTGAAAAGAAGTCGAGGTTTTGGCAAATCAACGACCAGCCATTTCCTAGATCTGAAGTTATCTGTCCTCAACCTCGTTGGGTAACTAGGGTTCCTTATTTCATGGAATATTGCAATAGAATCGGTCCCAATCCAAAAgg CATTCTGCAAATTCATAGAGTGGATTATGCTTCTGAAACTCTTGATCTTCTCCAAAGAAGG GAATGCCCTGAGGGTGATGGAGAGTTGGGCAGCCAGGTGGGCCTTTTGTGTGGATCACCTCCTGCGCGCACTAACAATCCCGTAGTCCGAGATGCAGAGTTTGGCAAACATAGCCAGTTCTTACCTTCCCCAATTGGAGTCTCCCTCAGCATGAAGCAGGCAGGGAGAGTCGAAAAAGGGTCTCCAAGCTGTGGTTCTTCCCCGGAAGTAAGAATTGAAGGCTTTGCTTGTGGCAACTCAGAATCCCACTGTGCTGTCCCTGCTCTTGCTTGA
- the LOC104000644 gene encoding uncharacterized protein LOC104000644 isoform X2 — protein MEKCPMRLNTTNQLCQDPMSEKKSRFWQINDQPFPRSEVICPQPRWVTRVPYFMEYCNRIGPNPKGILQIHRVDYASETLDLLQRRECPEGDGELGSQVGLLCGSPPARTNNPVVRDAEFGKHSQFLPSPIGVSLSMKQAGRVEKGSPSCGSSPEVRIEGFACGNSESHCAVPALA, from the exons ATGGAAAAGTGCCCAATGAGACTTAATACAACAAACCAATTATGTCAAGATCCTATGTCTGAAAAGAAGTCGAGGTTTTGGCAAATCAACGACCAGCCATTTCCTAGATCTGAAGTTATCTGTCCTCAACCTCGTTGGGTAACTAGGGTTCCTTATTTCATGGAATATTGCAATAGAATCGGTCCCAATCCAAAAgg CATTCTGCAAATTCATAGAGTGGATTATGCTTCTGAAACTCTTGATCTTCTCCAAAGAAGG GAATGCCCTGAGGGTGATGGAGAGTTGGGCAGCCAGGTGGGCCTTTTGTGTGGATCACCTCCTGCGCGCACTAACAATCCCGTAGTCCGAGATGCAGAGTTTGGCAAACATAGCCAGTTCTTACCTTCCCCAATTGGAGTCTCCCTCAGCATGAAGCAGGCAGGGAGAGTCGAAAAAGGGTCTCCAAGCTGTGGTTCTTCCCCGGAAGTAAGAATTGAAGGCTTTGCTTGTGGCAACTCAGAATCCCACTGTGCTGTCCCTGCTCTTGCTTGA
- the LOC135650511 gene encoding probable magnesium transporter NIPA8, which produces MGEWIIGAFINIIGSITINFGTNLLKLGHDQREKHYMPSCDGTNSKVNVKSIIHFQTWRIGILLFVFGNCLNFVSFAYAAQSLLAALGSIQFISNIAFAYFVLSKTVSVKVMVATTFIVFGNIFLVSFGNHQSPVYTPEELIAKYSSMVFLLYCLTLLLIVGVNQYFYRTGEAYLSVSDPVSSYWRTLLPFSYATVSGAVGSCSVLFAKSLSNMLRLTMSSNYQFHSWFTYCMLLLFFSTAGFWMARLNEGLSLFDAILIVPMFQIAWTFFSIFTGFVYFQEYQVFNTLRITMFVVGMTFVFIGISLLAPDDSKGSETKDSSLPSSAQDLPTDMNRGAMLLPLEDPEISDVRSLAQAVLTKVKFILLKAKAAGSLSLGLGDESISASSVLVMPMVSSRTTGFRGTNYDRAKFIPLRNTEWGKPSIDDNDPETRDTRTLLP; this is translated from the exons ATGGGGGAGTGGATTATTGGAGcatttattaatataattggGAGTATTACTATAAACTTTGGGACTAACCTTCTAAAATTGGGTCATGATCAG CGAGAGAAGCATTATATGCCTAGCTGTGATGGAACCAATAGCAAAGTTAATGTGAAATCAATTATACATTTCCAGACCTGGAGAATTG GCATTCTTTTGTTTGTTTTCGGGAACTGCCTCAACTTTGTTTCCTTTGCATATGCTGCACAG TCACTTCTTGCAGCATTGGGATCAATTCAGTTCATATCTAATATTGCATTTGCTTACTTTGTGCTCAGTAAGACAGTGTCAGTCAA GGTCATGGTAGCAACAACTTTTATTGTTTTTGGCAACATTTTCTTAGTGTCTTTTGGAAACCACCAGTCACCTG TATATACACCAGAGGAGTTGATTGCAAAATACAGCAGCATGGTTTTTCTTCTCTATTGCTTGACTTTGTTATTGATAGTTGGTGTTAACCAGTACTTTTACAG gacaggagaagcatatctTTCAGTTTCTGATCCAGTGAGTTCCTATTGGCGGACTTTGCTTCCATTTTCTTATGCCACTGTTTCTGGTGCTGTGggttcttgctcagtgttatttgCAAAATCCTT GTCTAATATGCTAAGACTGACCATGAGCAGCAACTATCAGTTCCATAGCTGGTTTACATATTGTATGCTGTTGTTGTTCTTTAGCACGGCAGGATTTTGG ATGGCAAGACTGAATGAAGGGTTGTCTCTTTTCGATGCAATCCTCATTGTTCCCATGTTTCAGATTGCATGGACCTTCTTCTCTATCTTTACAGGATTTGTGTATTTTCAAGAATATCAA GTATTTAACACATTAAGAATAACTATGTTTGTAGTGGGGATGACATTTGTATTTATTGGCATTTCTTTATTAGCACCTGATGATTCTAAAG GAAGTGAAACAAAGGATTCTTCTTTGCCTTCTTCAGCTCAAGACCTTCCAACTGATATGAACAG GGGCGCCATGCTACTACCATTAGAAGATCCTGAAATAAGTGATGTGAGGTCACTTGCACAAGCAGTGCTTACTAAAGTGAAGTTTATTCTGTTGAAGGCAAAG GCAGCTGGTTCTCTCTCACTCGGTCTTGGTGATGAGTCAATTAGCGCTTCTTCGGTACTTGTAATGCCTATGGTGTCTTCAAGAACAACAGGTTTCAGAGGAACTAATTATGATCGAGCAAAGTTCATTCCTCTTAGAAACACAGAATGGGGTAAACCTTCAATAGATGATAACGATCCAGAAACGAGGGACACGAGGACTTTGCTGCCTTAA
- the LOC104000642 gene encoding uncharacterized protein LOC104000642, translating to MKFRASSSFLKQMCSAVVAMVKAKSMAVKSKTSALRTRLLVLRLLQNKKLLMKAINHKIHALMGQEKGEGGAHSAEDHDKAIVLYDAAKNAALTNPTDTEPMYCYDDDDDDYPDLRHSLFDLEEEEEEDDDELGNTTGSVIDLVKNSKEDGSEFRLEDEIDHAADVFIKRFHRQMRLQKLESFKRYQEMLLRSV from the coding sequence ATGAAGTTCCGGGCTTCTTCCTCCTTTTTGAAGCAGATGTGCTCCGCGGTTGTGGCCATGGTGAAGGCCAAGTCGATGGCGGTGAAGAGCAAAACTAGTGCCTTGAGGACCAGGCTCCTGGTCCTGAGGCTCCTTCAGAACAAGAAGCTCCTCATGAAGGCAATCAACCACAAGATCCATGCGCtgatgggccaagagaaaggtgaAGGAGGTGCCCATTCTGCCGAGGATCACGACAAGGCGATCGTGCTCTACGATGCTGCGAAGAACGCAGCCCTGACGAACCCAACCGACACGGAACCGATGTACTgttatgacgacgacgacgacgactatcCAGATCTGAGGCACTCACTCTTTgacttggaagaagaagaagaagaagatgatgacgagCTTGGGAACACCACCGGATCCGTCATTGATCTCGTCAAGAACTCCAAGGAGGATGGTTCTGAGTTCAGGCTGGAGGACGAGATCGACCACGCAGCAGACGTATTCATCAAGAGGTTTCACAGGCAGATGAGGTTGCAGAAGCTGGAATCCTTCAAAAGGTATCAAGAGATGCTGCTGAGGAGCGTGTAG
- the LOC135651160 gene encoding uncharacterized protein LOC135651160 codes for MGLKSLGLQMIPWCFHVVAGSRTSPSPAAQATGIRLIGCDGRVRVYHRPVAAAELMKEHPCHLVCRSDAFFIGQKVPPLAAGDQLQPGHSYFLLPAHFFRSVLSFVTLATSLIGPNAGVAARKTALLRPFDIHKTASGTLQIRVSDEFLRERVREEEICRGSSKVVSTEALEKEYRTLVRCRSRRWRPKLETITESERRRVVGPFGGFRRRKTTTTTTKKKEEIQLVR; via the coding sequence ATGGGACTCAAGTCTCTCGGCCTGCAGATGATTCCATGGTGCTTCCACGTGGTGGCCGGCAGTCGGACCAGCCCGTCCCCTGCGGCGCAGGCAACGGGGATCAGGCTCATCGGCTGCGACGGCCGGGTCAGGGTGTACCACCGGCCAGTTGCGGCGGCAGAGCTCATGAAGGAGCACCCCTGCCACCTCGTCTGCCGCTCCGACGCCTTCTTCATCGGTCAGAAGGTCCCACCGCTGGCCGCCGGCGACCAGCTCCAGCCTGGCCACTCCTACTTCCTCCTCCCCGCCCACTTCTTCCGCTCCGTCCTCTCCTTCGTCACCCTCGCCACCTCCCTCATCGGCCCCAACGCCGGCGTCGCGGCGAGGAAGACCGCCCTCCTCAGGCCGTTCGACATCCACAAGACGGCCTCGGGGACGCTTCAGATCAGGGTCTCCGACGAGTTCCTCAGAGAGAGAGTCCGGGAGGAAGAGATCTGCCGCGGTAGCAGCAAAGTTGTCTCCACGGAGGCGTTGGAGAAGGAGTACAGGACGTTGGTGAGGTGCAGGTCGAGGCGGTGGAGGCCGAAGCTGGAGACGATAACGGAGTCGGAGAGGCGGAGAGTAGTCGGGCCATTCGGTGGCTTCAGGAGGagaaagacgacgacgacgacgacgaagaagaaggaagagatccAATTAGTTCGGTAG
- the LOC104000640 gene encoding ribonuclease TUDOR 1 yields the protein MASTVGATGWLRGKVKAVPSGDSLLIMGSTKAEIPPEKTVTLSSLIAPRLARRGGVDEPFAWESREFLRKHCIGKDVTFKVDYTVPSIGREFGTVFLGDKNVAYLVVSEGWAKVREQGQQKGEASPYLTELLHLEEQAKQQGLGRWSKVPGATESAVRNLPPSAIGDPSNFDAMGLLAANKGRPMQGIVEQVRDGSTLRVYLLPEFHFVQVFVAGVQAPSMGRRPTNDTIPVTEVSTDDTNGEISGESQQPLTSAQRLAASSLSITEVSPDPFAREAKHFTEIRVLSRDVRIVLEGVDKYSNLIGSVYYPDGDTAKDLALDLVQNGFARFLEWSANMMEDEAKRKLKAAELQAKKDRLRIWTNYVPPASNSKAIHDQNFTGKVVEVVSGDCIIVADDAVPYGSPLAERRVNLSSIRAPKMGNPRRDEKPVPYAREAREFLRTRLIGHQVNVSMEYSRKVGVADGPSTVVSSSADSRVMDFGSVFLVKSENDETSSPSVNQPGVTNVAEMVVSRGFATLVRHRDFEERSNHYDALLAAESRAINSRKGIHSAKDPPVMHITDLTMASAKKARDFFPFLQRSRRHAAVVEYVLSGHRFKLLIPKETCTIAFSFSGVRCPGREEPFSDEAIALMRRKILQRDVEIEVETVDRAGTFLGSLWESRTNMAVILLEAGLAKLQTSFGSDKIPDAHLLAQAEQSAKHQKLKIWENYVEGQEVSNGSSTEAKQKEMLKVVVTEVLGGGKFYVQPVGDQKVAAIQQQLAALNIKEAPVIGSFNPAKGDIVLAQFSVDNSWNRAMIVNGPRGAVKSHNDTFEVFYIDFGNQEIVPYSLLRPLDSSIPSAPGLAQLCSLAYIKVPNLEDDFGQEAAEYLSECTLNNTKEFSAMIEERDASGGKARGQGTGTVLVVTLVDVGSEVSINAAMLQEGLARLDRKKKWDTRERKAALDGLEEFQAKAKRERLKIWQYGDVQSDDEELAPPPPRKAGGRR from the exons ATGGCGTCCACAGTAGGAGCAACAGGATGGCTGAGAGGAAAAGTCAAGGCCGTTCCTTCAGGGGATTCTCTGCTTATCATGGGAAGCACAAAAGCAGAGATCCCTCCCGAAAAGACCGTCACTTTGTCTTCTCTGATCGCCCCTAGACTG GCTCGTCGGGGTGGTGTGGATGAACCGTTTGCATGGGAGAGCAGGGAGTTTCTGAGAAAACACTGCATTGGAAAG GATGTCACTTTCAAGGTGGACTACACAGTTCCATCTATTGGGAGAGAGTTTGGCACTGTTTTTCTTGGAGATAAGAATGTTGCCTACTTAGTTGTTTCTGAAGGATGGGCAAAG GTTAGGGAACAAGGCCAGCAGAAAGGTGAAGCAAGCCCATATTTGACAGAGCTACTGCATTTGGAGGAGCAAGCCAAGCAACAGGGCTTAGGTCGCTGGAGCAAG GTACCTGGTGCTACCGAGTCAGCTGTAAGAAACTTACCACCTTCAGCCATTGGTGATCCTAGTAATTTCGATGCAATGGGGCTGCTAGCTGCAAACAAGGGCAGACCCATGCAGGGCATTGTAGAGCAAGTCCGTGATGGCAGCACTCTTCGTGTCTACCTCCTTCCTGAGTTCCATTTTGTTCAAGTTTTTGTTGCAGGGGTTCAG GCTCCTTCAATGGGAAGAAGGCCCACTAATGACACAATTCCTGTGACTGAGGTGTCTACTGATGATACAAATGGAGAAATTTCAGGTGAATCTCAGCAGCCACTAACATCGGCCCAGAGGCTTGCTGCTTCTTCGCTGTCAATAACTGAAGTTTCACCAGATCCATTTGCGAGGGAAGCCAAACACTTTACAGAAATCCGTGTTTTGAGCAGAGAT GTCAGGATCGTGCTAGAAGGTGTAGACAAATACAGCAATTTAATTGGCTCAGTTTATTATCCTGATGGTGATACTGCAAAAGATCTTGCTCTTGATCTTGTGCAAAAT GGTTTTGCTAGATTTCTGGAATGGAGTGCAAACATGATGGAGGATGAGGCCAAACGAAAATTGAAGGCTGCTGAGCTTCAGGCGAAGAAGGATCGCCTTAGAATTTGGACAAACTATGTGCCTCCAGCTTCAAATTCGAAGGCAATTCACGACCAAAATTTTACAGGAAAA GTAGTAGAGGTTGTGAGTGGAGACTGCATAATTGTTGCTGACGATGCTGTTCCCTACGGCAGCCCCTTAGCTGAGCGTAGAGTTAATCTTTCAAGCATCAGAGCACCAAAGATGGGAAATCCTCGGCGAGATGAAAAGCCAGTGCCCTATGCCCGTGAGGCCAGGGAATTCTTACGTACACGTCTTATTGGCCACCAA GTAAATGTGTCAATGGAATATTCTAGGAAGGTTGGTGTGGCTGATGGACCTAGTACAGTAGTATCTAGTTCAGCTGATTCTAGAGTCATGGATTTTGGGTCAGTCTTCCTTGTGAAGAGTGAGAATGATGAAACCTCTTCTCCATCTGTTAACCAACCAGGAGTAACAAATGTTGCCGAGATGGTTGTCTCACGGGGTTTTGCCACTCTAGTCAGACATCGAGATTTTGAAGAAAGGTCAAATCATTATGATGCTTTACTGGCTGCTGAATCTCGTGCGATTAATTCAAGGAAAGGGATTCATTCTGCCAAGGATCCTCCAGTTATGCATATAACTGATTTGACAATG GCATCTGCAAAAAAGGCACGAGATTTCTTTCCTTTTCTGCAACGGAGTAGGAGGCATGCTGCTGTTGTTGAATATGTCCTCAGTGGTCATCGATTTAAGTTACTGATTCCTAAAGAAACATGCACTATTGCATTTTCATTTTCTGGTGTTCGGTGTCCTGGTCGGGAGGAGCCTTTTTCAGATGAAGCTATTGCTTTGATGAGAAGGAAGATATTGCAACGGGATGTTGAG ATTGAGGTGGAAACAGTTGATAGGGCTGGGACATTCTTAGGCTCCTTATGGGAATCAAGGACCAATATGGCTGTTATCCTCTTGGAAGCTGGATTGGCTAAACTTCAAACCTCCTTTGGCTCTGACAAGATTCCAGATGCTCACCTCCTGGCACAGGCTGAACAGTCTGCAAAGCACCAGAAGCTAAAA ATCTGGGAAAATTATGTTGAAGGACAAGAAGTTTCAAATGGTTCCTCTACTGAAGCAAAACAGAAAGAAATGCTCAAG GTCGTAGTTACAGAAGTCCTTGGTGGTGGAAAATTTTATGTCCAACCTGTTGGTGATCAAAAGGTGGCTGCCATTCAACAGCAGCTTGCTGCATTAAACATTAAAGAGGCTCCAGTAATTGGTTCTTTTAATCCTGCAAAGGGTGATATAGTTCTGGCTCAGTTCAGTGTAGACAATTCCTGGAATAGAGCCATG ATTGTAAATGGACCACGAGGGGCCGTGAAATCACATAATGACACATTTGAAGTCTTCTATATTGATTTTGGAAACCAAGAAATTGTCCCATATAGTCTCCTACGACCTCTCGATTCTTCAATACCATCAGCACCTGGTTTGGCTCAACTTTGCAGCCTTGCATACATAAAAGTACCTAATTTGGAGGACGATTTTGGTCAAGAAGCTGCAGAGTATTTGAGCGAATGTACATTGAACAATACAAAAGAGTTTAGCGCTATGATTGAGGAAAGAGATGCCTCAGGAGGGAAAGCAAGAGGACAAGGAACTGGAACGGTGTTGGTGGTGACTCTCGTTGATGTTGGATCTGAAGTTAGTATTAATGCTGCCATGCTACAG GAAGGGCTTGCTAGACTAGACCGAAAGAAGAAATGGGACACTAGAGAACGCAAGGCAGCTCTTGATGgtttggaagagtttcaagctaAAGCAAAACGAGAGAGGCTGAAGATTTGGCAATATGGTGATGTCCAATCTGATGACGAGGAGTTAGCGCCACCACCTCCAAGGAAAGCTGGCGGCCGTCGATGA
- the LOC135650797 gene encoding uncharacterized protein LOC135650797, which yields MGKGWIRLGVAVGAVALLVGAGRRYGLDAEAALRPFRQLEERLGMWAIPVYVAAHTLTLALCLPYAVFFEAGASLLFGFLPAVLCVFSAKVLGASLSFWIGRAIFRSSKSATEWAHSSRYFHLLARGVERDGWKFVLLARFSPLPSYVINYGLAATEVGFLVDFLLPTVTGCLPMILQNTSLGSLAGAAVASTTGSKSQVYSYIFPLLGIASSILISLRIKKYSSGFAEEFNQPVLAKSTDGGGINSVQSSSNKATEKPRRRRK from the exons ATGGGGAAGGGGTGGATCCGGCTGGGGGTGGCGGTGGGAGCCGTGGCGTTACTGGTGGGAGCGGGCCGGCGGTACGGGCTCGACGCGGAGGCGGCGCTCCGGCCGTTCCGGCAGTTGGAGGAGCGGCTCGGGATGTGGGCCATCCCGGTGTACGTGGCGGCCCACACCCTCACCCTTGCGCTTTGCCTCCCCTACGCCGTCTTCTTCGAGGCCGGCGCTTCCCTCCTCTTCGGTTTCCTTCCCGCCGTCCTCTGCGTCTTTTCCGCCAAAGTCCTCGGCGCCTCCTTATCGTTCTGGATCGGACG GGCAATTTTTAGGAGCTCAAAATCAGCAACAGAATGGGCACATAGCAGCAGATACTTCCATCTCCTCGCTAGAGGAGTTGAACGCGACGGTTGGAAATTTGTGCTTCTTGCCCGGTTTTCTCCCTTGCCATCCTATGTCATCAATTATGGTTTGGCCGCCACAGAAGTTGGTTTTCTTGTTGACTTCCTTCTTCCTACTGTTACCGGTTGTTTGCCGATGATCCTCCAGAACACATCTCTTGGCAGCCTTGCCGGTGCTGCTGTAGCCTCAACAACTGGCTCTAAGTCTCAGGTCTACTCATACATTTTTCCGTTGCTTGGAATTGCTTCCAGTATTCTCATATCCTTGAGGATAAAGAAGTACTCATCTGGGTTTGCCGAAGAATTTAACCAACCTGTATTGGCTAAGAGCACCGACGGAGGAGGGATCAATTCTGTGCAGTCATCATCCAATAAGGCTACTGAaaaaccaagaagaagaagaaaatga
- the LOC104000638 gene encoding respiratory burst oxidase homolog protein B → MKKMGPTEEGRGGESPTDAIEVESTGGRISFSGPLSGPLNKRGEKSGARVSFPGSPSSVGSVKGKEQEEEDDDDTYVEITLDVRDDTVAVHSVKAAGAGGDAAGDPEVAALARELERRSAFGASVMRTASWRFRQVSQELRRLASFGRRPGAGKFDRSRSAAAQALKGLKFISKADGAAGWAAVERRFDELAVDGTLDRSKFAQCIGMKESKEFAGELFDALARRRQIKGDTITKAELREFWDQISEQSFDSRLQTFFDMVDKNADGRITEEEVREIISLSASANNLSKIQDQAEEYAALIMEELDPDSLGYIEIYNLEMLLLEAPGYSAQLGTTNSRNLSQMLSQKLRPTREPNPLVRWYHEGRYFLEDHWKRVWVMVLWLCVCAGLFAWKFVQYRRRAVFDVMGYCVCVAKGGAETLKFNMALILLPVCRNTITWLRTKTKLGKVLPFDDNLNFHKVIAVGVAIGVGLHAISHLTCDFPRLLHATDQEYDPMKHFFGDTRPNNYWWFVKGTEGWTGVVMVVLMAIAFTLATPWFRRNRLNLPWPLKRLTGFNAFWYSHHLFVIVYVLLIIHGTFIYLSKKWYKKTTWMYLAIPLILYASERLIRALRSSVRAVKILKVAVYPGNVLTLQMSKPQGFKYRSGQYIFVNCAAVSPFQWHPFSITSAPQDDYISVHIRTLGDWTRQLKAVFSEVCQPPTSGQSGLLRSDYDSNNNLIFPKVLIDGPYGAPAQEYKKYEVVLLVGLGIGATPFISIVKDIVNNMKQWDPEESSDGDDVRDASEGGGGGGHSSNHRRTVTSSTSSFKTRRAYFYWVTREQGSFEWFRGVMNEVAETDKKGVIELHNFCTSVYEEGDARSALIVMLQSLNHAKHGVDIVSGTRVKSHFARPNWRNVYKRIALNHRDQRIGVFYCGAPTLTKELRQLATDFSRKTNTKFDFHKENF, encoded by the exons ATGAAGAAGATGGGCCCGACCGAAGAGGGGAGAGGGGGCGAAAGCCCGACGGATGCGATCGAGGTGGAGAGTACCGGCGGCCGCATCTCCTTTAGTGGCCCCTTGAGCGGGCCTCTCAACAAGAGGGGGGAGAAGAGCGGCGCCCGGGTTAGCTTCCCGGGCTCGCCTTCGTCTGTGGGGTCGGTTAAGGGGaaggagcaggaggaggaggacgacgatgaCACGTACGTGGAGATCACCCTGGACGTGCGCGACGACACGGTGGCGGTGCACAGCGTGAAGGCGGCGGGGGCCGGCGGGGACGCCGCCGGGGACCCGGAGGTGGCGGCGCTCGCGCGGGAGCTGGAGAGGCGGTCGGCGTTCGGGGCGTCGGTGATGCGCACGGCGTCGTGGAGGTTCCGGCAGGTGTCACAGGAGCTGCGGCGGCTGGCGTCGTTCGGGCGGCGTCCCGGGGCGGGGAAGTTCGACCGGAGCAGGTCCGCCGCCGCGCAAGCCCTCAAGGGCCTCAAGTTCATCAGCAAGGCCGACGGCGCCGCCGGATGGGCTGCCGTCGAGCGCCGCTTCGATGAGCTCGCCGTCGATGGCACCCTCGACCGCTCAAAGTTCGCTCAGTGCATCG GAATGAAAGAGTCGAAGGAGTTCGCAGGCGAGCTGTTCGATGCGTTGGCGAGGAGGAGACAGATCAAAGGGGATACTATCACAAAGGCGGAGTTGCGAGAGTTTTGGGATCAGATATCGGAACAGAGCTTCGATTCCAGGCTCCAAACCTTCTTCGATAT GGTGGATAAGAACGCGGATGGAAGAATCACGGAAGAGGAAGTCAGAGAG ATCATCTCGCTGAGCGCTTCAGCCAACAATCTCTCCAAGATTCAAGATCAGGCGGAGGAGTATGCGGCGCTCATCATGGAGGAACTGGACCCCGACAGTCTTGGCTACATTGAG ATATACAACCTGGAGATGCTCCTGCTGGAGGCGCCCGGCTACTCGGCGCAGCTCGGCACCACCAACAGCCGAAACCTGAGTCAGATGCTGAGCCAGAAGCTGAGGCCGACCCGTGAGCCAAACCCGCTGGTCCGGTGGTACCACGAGGGGCGCTACTTCCTGGAGGACCACTGGAAGCGAGTGTGGGTGATGGTGCTGTGGCTGTGTGTCTGCGCCGGCCTCTTCGCGTGGAAGTTCGTCCAGTACCGGCGGCGCGCGGTGTTTGATGTCATGGGTTATTGCGTCTGCGTCGCCAAGGGCGGCGCGGAGACCCTTAAGTTCAACATGGCCCTCATCCTCCTCCCGGTCTGCCGCAACACCATCACCTGGCTCCGCACCAAGACCAAGCTCGGCAAGGTCTTGCCCTTCGACGACAACCTCAATTTCCACAAG GTGATCGCGGTGGGCGTGGCGATCGGTGTCGGGCTTCATGCGATCTCGCACTTGACGTGCGACTTCCCACGCCTCCTGCACGCGACGGACCAAGAGTACGATCCCATGAAGCACTTCTTCGGGGACACCCGGCCCAACAACTACTGGTGGTTCGTGAAGGGCACGGAGGGGTGGACGGGGGTGGTGATGGTGGTCCTTATGGCCATCGCCTTCACTCTCGCCACCCCGTGGTTCCGCCGCAACCGGCTTAACCTGCCCTGGCCCTTGAAACGCCTCACCGGGTTCAACGCCTTCTGGTACTCTCACCACCTGTTCGTCATCGTCTACGTTCTCCTCATCATCCACGGCACCTTCATCTACCTCTCGAAGAAATGGTACAAGAAGACG ACATGGATGTATTTGGCGATTCCGCTCATCCTCTACGCCAGCGAACGGTTGATCAGAGCGCTCCGATCGAGCGTGAGGGCGGTCAAGATATTGAAAGTGGCGGTGTACCCTGGAAACGTCCTGACTCTTCAAATGTCGAAGCCACAGGGCTTCAAGTACCGAAGCGGTCAATACATATTTGTCAATTGCGCAGCGGTCTCCCCGTTCCAGTG GCACCCATTCTCCATCACGTCAGCCCCGCAGGACGACTACATCAGTGTTCACATACGGACCCTGGGGGACTGGACCAGGCAGCTCAAAGCTGTTTTCTCTGAG GTGTGTCAACCACCAACAAGTGGCCAAAGCGGTCTTCTTAGATCAGACTACGACAGCAACAACAACCTCAT CTTTCCAAAGGTGCTGATCGATGGGCCGTATGGAGCACCAGCCCAAGAGTACAAGAAGTACGAGGTCGTACTGCTGGTGGGGCTGGGAATCGGCGCCACCCCTTTCATCAGCATCGTCAAGGACATCGTCAACAACATGAAGCAATGGGACCCCGAAGAGTCGTCCGACGGCGACGACGTTCGCGACGCGTcggagggcggcggcggcggcggccacagTAGCAACCACCGGAGGACGGTGACGTCGTCGACGTCGTCGTTCAAGACGAGGAGGGCCTACTTCTACTGGGTGACGCGGGAGCAGGGATCGTTCGAGTGGTTCCGAGGGGTGATGAACGAGGTGGCGGAGACGGACAAGAAGGGGGTGATCGAGCTGCACAACTTCTGCACCAGCGTGTACGAGGAGGGCGACGCCCGGTCCGCCCTTATCGTGATGCTACAGTCCCTCAACCACGCCAAGCACGGGGTGGACATCGTGTCGGGCACTCGGGTCAAGTCCCACTTCGCCCGCCCCAACTGGCGCAACGTCTACAAGCGCATCGCCCTCAACCACCGCGATCAACGAATCG GTGTATTCTACTGTGGAGCCCCGACCTTGACGAAGGAGCTGCGCCAGCTAGCCACGGATTTCTCAAGGAAGACCAACACCAAGTTCGACTTCCACAAGGAGAACTTTTGA